In a single window of the Veillonella sp. genome:
- a CDS encoding PepSY domain-containing protein — MKKMTKFLILAVVAVLGTTVVSSVEAISSDEAVQSALARVPGATVANVIEFNRDYENGRLEYEGEIHYNGYEYDFEIDADTGTVIKWEVEQEVY; from the coding sequence ATGAAAAAAATGACAAAATTTTTGATTTTGGCTGTAGTGGCTGTACTAGGGACTACTGTAGTTTCTTCTGTAGAAGCTATTAGTTCTGATGAGGCTGTACAGAGTGCATTAGCTCGTGTGCCAGGAGCAACAGTTGCAAATGTAATCGAGTTCAATCGTGATTATGAGAATGGTCGTTTAGAGTATGAAGGTGAAATTCATTATAACGGTTATGAATATGATTTTGAAATAGATGCAGATACTGGGACCGTTATTAAATGGGAAGTAGAGCAAGAGGTTTATTAA
- a CDS encoding transposase: MNQNHTNEPNYTKLVMPRQLVLPLDYGILIKETAPVRLLDAVLEELDYKELQHLYSPKGRKSKVPPHILFKIFVYAMSNGVYSTRMIQQQCEENINYMWLLQGYSPPSHMTFQRFFARCTLDILMNLFSQLMEAINRHDTLTFNEVFIDGTKLEANANKYTFVWRKAVQKRLDTLPSKLAILKQDIWNKLGLDTHCMNDECIYTFLAKEIEVKHMELVQGKGKHKTPLQRLYERAEALYEKRKEYEQQLYIMGERNSYSKTDPDATFMRMKEDHMRNGQLKPAYNVQLAVHSEYIMGIGVFSKSNDTNTLIPFVQQLEQIHSRHFTYVVADAGYDSHENLTWLKNNHYLSCIKPQYYEKAKTRTWTKDISKARNMEYIPEEDAFTCAK, from the coding sequence ATGAACCAAAACCATACCAATGAACCTAATTATACCAAACTAGTAATGCCTCGCCAACTAGTTTTACCATTGGATTATGGCATTTTGATAAAAGAAACAGCGCCTGTGCGGTTACTTGATGCTGTATTGGAGGAATTAGACTATAAAGAGTTACAGCATTTGTATTCTCCTAAAGGGAGAAAATCTAAAGTTCCACCGCATATTCTGTTCAAAATTTTTGTCTATGCTATGTCCAACGGCGTGTATTCTACACGTATGATACAACAACAATGCGAAGAAAATATTAATTATATGTGGCTTCTTCAAGGCTATTCACCCCCAAGTCATATGACATTCCAACGATTTTTTGCCCGTTGTACACTAGATATCTTAATGAATCTGTTTTCACAGTTGATGGAAGCTATTAACAGACATGATACCTTAACATTCAATGAAGTCTTTATTGATGGAACTAAACTAGAGGCTAATGCCAACAAGTATACATTTGTCTGGCGAAAAGCCGTGCAAAAAAGACTAGATACATTACCATCTAAATTAGCTATATTAAAGCAAGACATCTGGAATAAATTGGGGCTAGATACCCATTGTATGAATGATGAGTGTATATATACCTTCCTCGCTAAAGAAATTGAAGTAAAACATATGGAACTCGTACAAGGAAAAGGTAAGCATAAAACACCACTGCAACGATTGTACGAGCGAGCAGAAGCTTTATATGAGAAGCGAAAAGAATACGAACAGCAATTGTATATTATGGGTGAACGCAACAGTTATTCTAAAACAGATCCTGATGCGACGTTTATGCGTATGAAGGAAGACCATATGCGTAATGGACAGCTTAAACCTGCCTACAATGTACAATTAGCCGTTCATTCTGAATATATTATGGGTATTGGTGTATTTTCTAAGTCCAACGATACGAATACATTAATTCCATTTGTACAGCAATTAGAACAGATTCATAGCCGCCACTTCACATATGTGGTAGCTGATGCTGGTTATGATAGCCATGAGAACTTAACTTGGTTAAAGAACAACCATTACCTATCTTGTATAAAGCCTCAATATTACGAAAAAGCGAAAACTAGAACTTGGACGAAAGATATTAGCAAAGCTCGTAATATGGAGTATATACCTGAAGAAGATGCATTTACATGTGCAAAATGA